A window of the Isosphaera pallida ATCC 43644 genome harbors these coding sequences:
- a CDS encoding VWA domain-containing protein, translating to MYQSFLLWLAERLGVEPAGSGEALEPAIRFEQPFSQLTLIALVVAAAVLVFAVYRRETTAPRPWRLGLAIVRLSLVLLILFLLSEASLTVERTGLPTIVVMVDDSASQGLSDRPADPDLARAIRDLGAYAPGIATNPTASQSQSDSRASLEIPRIALTQAILSRDNGAFLRALQAKHKVRIETVSTATRTLAVIEDEDGIAPALEAIAKLEASGSSSKLGAGVRQVLTQLRGVAPTAIIMFTDGQTTEGEDLASAAELAKRKGVPIITVGLGDPDAPRDLELLELQVDEVAFKEDPIPFKAKLLSMGYEGRPVTIRLLEQPDETNPKADRLLKELTVQAPADGTPLPLEIVHLPEQTGDIRYVLEVEPQEREIQLENNRIVRVVSVRDQKLRALLVDGQPRYEYRYLKTFLERERATIDLHVLLLSSDPEYAEQDRVALATFPTSRDDLFNYDVIILGDVDPSFLSAGQQEALVEFVTRKGGGVMFVAGEYFNPLSYKNTALEDLLPIDLAEARDPSVAATVPPFRPELTVEGRASPIFRFGDDAISSLTIWENLPPVNWYFEVARTKPAAVTLAVHPKPLGGMDRAPLICYQFVGAGKTLFSGIDETWKWRFRVGDRYFGRYWTQSLRFLARTKLLGQRQAEIVTDRLRYQRNQPIQVRVRFPNPALALGIKSVNVQVERKGEGSRTLTLEAVPGNPSVFEGALPQGREGEYVVKLLPPPVLEGDLPSCTFRIEPPAGELERSQMNASELRRVAELTGGRFHTLTSLDGLLEHLPPPQKVPLDTDPPIPLWNTWPVLTLFLTLITLEWVLRKRKQLV from the coding sequence GTGTACCAGTCGTTCTTGTTGTGGTTGGCCGAACGTTTGGGCGTGGAACCGGCCGGCTCAGGCGAAGCGCTCGAACCGGCGATCCGGTTCGAGCAACCGTTCAGCCAACTGACCCTGATCGCCCTCGTGGTGGCCGCCGCGGTCCTGGTGTTTGCGGTGTACCGCCGCGAAACCACCGCGCCGCGGCCTTGGCGTCTGGGCCTGGCCATTGTGCGGCTCTCCCTGGTACTGCTGATCCTGTTCCTGCTCTCCGAGGCGTCGCTGACCGTCGAACGCACCGGCCTGCCCACCATCGTGGTTATGGTGGACGACTCGGCCAGCCAGGGCCTCTCCGACCGTCCTGCCGACCCGGACCTCGCCCGCGCCATCCGCGACCTTGGCGCATACGCCCCTGGAATCGCCACCAACCCCACCGCCTCCCAATCCCAATCCGACTCACGAGCCAGCTTGGAGATTCCCCGAATCGCGTTGACCCAGGCCATCCTCAGCCGCGACAACGGGGCGTTCCTCCGCGCCCTGCAGGCTAAGCACAAGGTCCGCATTGAAACGGTCTCGACCGCCACCCGCACGCTGGCAGTCATCGAGGACGAAGACGGAATCGCCCCAGCTCTGGAGGCGATCGCCAAGCTCGAAGCCTCCGGCTCCAGCTCCAAACTGGGTGCCGGCGTTCGTCAGGTGCTGACCCAACTGCGCGGCGTCGCCCCCACCGCAATCATCATGTTCACCGACGGCCAAACCACCGAAGGGGAAGATCTCGCCAGCGCCGCCGAGCTGGCCAAGCGCAAAGGGGTACCAATCATCACGGTGGGTCTGGGCGACCCCGACGCCCCCCGCGACCTCGAACTGCTGGAACTCCAAGTGGACGAGGTCGCGTTCAAAGAGGACCCGATCCCCTTCAAGGCTAAACTGCTCTCAATGGGCTACGAAGGCCGCCCCGTGACCATCCGTTTGCTGGAACAGCCCGACGAAACCAACCCCAAAGCCGATCGTCTTCTCAAGGAACTGACGGTCCAAGCTCCCGCTGACGGCACCCCGCTGCCCCTGGAAATCGTCCACCTTCCCGAACAAACCGGCGACATCCGCTACGTCCTGGAGGTCGAACCCCAGGAACGCGAGATCCAACTGGAGAACAACCGAATCGTTCGCGTCGTCAGCGTCCGCGACCAAAAACTCCGCGCCCTGCTGGTGGACGGCCAACCCCGCTACGAATACCGCTACCTCAAAACCTTCCTGGAACGGGAACGAGCCACCATCGACCTCCACGTGCTGCTGCTCTCCTCCGACCCCGAATACGCCGAACAAGACCGGGTCGCCCTGGCCACCTTCCCCACCTCACGCGACGACTTGTTCAACTATGACGTCATCATTCTTGGAGATGTAGACCCATCATTTCTCAGCGCCGGTCAGCAAGAGGCGTTGGTGGAGTTCGTGACCCGCAAGGGCGGGGGTGTGATGTTCGTGGCGGGGGAATATTTCAATCCTCTCAGCTACAAGAACACAGCGCTGGAGGATTTGTTGCCGATCGACCTGGCCGAGGCGCGGGACCCGTCGGTGGCCGCGACGGTGCCGCCGTTTCGTCCCGAGCTCACCGTGGAGGGCCGGGCTAGCCCGATCTTCCGGTTCGGCGACGACGCGATTTCCAGCCTGACGATCTGGGAGAATCTGCCGCCGGTCAACTGGTACTTCGAAGTGGCCCGGACCAAACCAGCGGCCGTGACCTTGGCGGTCCATCCTAAGCCGCTGGGCGGCATGGACCGGGCCCCCTTGATCTGCTACCAGTTTGTTGGGGCGGGCAAAACCTTGTTTAGCGGCATCGACGAGACCTGGAAATGGCGGTTCCGGGTAGGCGACCGCTACTTCGGCCGCTACTGGACTCAGTCGCTGCGCTTCCTAGCCCGCACGAAGCTGCTGGGCCAGCGTCAAGCCGAAATCGTCACCGATCGTCTGCGCTACCAGCGCAACCAACCGATTCAGGTCCGCGTGCGTTTTCCCAACCCCGCGTTGGCGTTGGGGATCAAGTCGGTCAACGTGCAGGTCGAACGCAAAGGAGAGGGAAGTCGCACCCTGACTCTGGAGGCGGTTCCGGGCAACCCCAGCGTGTTCGAAGGAGCATTGCCCCAGGGACGCGAAGGGGAGTACGTCGTCAAGCTGCTGCCCCCGCCGGTTCTGGAGGGGGATCTGCCCTCCTGCACGTTCCGGATCGAGCCACCCGCGGGCGAACTGGAACGCTCGCAAATGAACGCCAGCGAACTGCGCCGGGTGGCCGAACTGACCGGTGGACGGTTCCACACCCTAACCAGCCTCGACGGTCTGCTGGAGCATCTGCCGCCGCCCCAGAAGGTTCCCCTTGACACCGACCCGCCCATTCCCCTCTGGAATACGTGGCCTGTCTTGACGCTGTTCCTGACGTTGATCACACTGGAGTGGGTGTTACGAAAACGTAAGCAATTGGTCTAG
- a CDS encoding AAA family ATPase produces MSDNPAPPTEIQRDDVEAVERLKNAFEKLKVEMSKVIVGQTHVVEELLMAIFSRGHCLLIGVPGLAKTLMIKTLAEALNLSANRIQFTPDLMPSDITGTEIIQEDKATGTRQFKFFEGPIFANIVLADEINRTPPKTQAALLEAMQERQVTVAGERHFLPQPFFVLATQNPIEQEGTYPLPEAQLDRFMLNVLVNYPEEEEEVEIVKLTTGESKARVEKVFADQDILQLQEIVRKVPVADHIARYAVRLARTSRPPRGEGAERDRQFAALPDFIRDYVMWGAGPRASQYLVLAAKARAVLHGRYHVSVEDIQAVAGPVLRHRIVTNFNAEAEGIKADDLVARLIKYVPIDESDPPGGVKIFRVG; encoded by the coding sequence GTGTCCGACAACCCCGCACCACCCACCGAGATCCAACGGGACGACGTGGAGGCCGTCGAGCGGCTCAAAAATGCGTTCGAGAAGCTCAAGGTCGAAATGTCCAAGGTGATCGTGGGTCAAACCCACGTGGTTGAAGAACTCCTAATGGCGATCTTTAGCCGAGGCCACTGCCTGCTGATCGGCGTGCCGGGCCTGGCTAAGACCCTCATGATTAAGACCCTGGCCGAAGCGCTCAACCTCAGCGCCAACCGCATCCAGTTCACCCCCGACCTGATGCCCTCAGACATCACCGGCACCGAGATCATTCAAGAGGATAAAGCGACGGGCACCCGTCAGTTCAAGTTTTTCGAGGGACCGATTTTCGCTAATATCGTGCTGGCCGACGAAATCAACCGCACCCCGCCCAAGACCCAAGCAGCGCTGTTGGAGGCGATGCAGGAGCGCCAGGTCACGGTGGCGGGCGAACGGCACTTCCTGCCGCAACCGTTCTTCGTGCTGGCGACCCAAAACCCCATCGAGCAGGAAGGCACCTATCCGCTACCCGAAGCCCAACTCGACCGCTTCATGCTCAACGTGCTGGTCAACTACCCCGAAGAAGAAGAGGAGGTCGAGATTGTCAAACTGACCACCGGCGAGAGCAAAGCCCGCGTTGAAAAAGTGTTCGCTGATCAAGACATTCTTCAACTTCAAGAGATCGTGCGCAAGGTTCCTGTGGCCGACCACATTGCCCGGTACGCGGTGCGTTTGGCGCGGACTTCGCGTCCGCCTCGGGGCGAGGGGGCTGAGCGTGATCGGCAATTCGCGGCGCTTCCGGATTTCATTCGGGATTACGTGATGTGGGGAGCCGGTCCTCGAGCCAGCCAATATCTGGTGCTGGCGGCCAAGGCCCGTGCGGTCCTGCACGGTCGCTATCACGTCTCGGTCGAGGATATTCAGGCGGTCGCCGGGCCGGTGCTGCGGCACCGCATCGTGACCAACTTCAACGCCGAGGCCGAAGGCATCAAGGCCGACGATCTGGTCGCGCGTCTCATCAAGTATGTGCCGATCGACGAGAGCGACCCGCCCGGCGGCGTCAAAATCTTCCGCGTCGGATGA
- a CDS encoding DUF58 domain-containing protein has translation MDSSAAAPSAFDPQTLASLDGLDLQARSVVEGYVSGLHKSPYHGFSVEFAQHREYVPGDDIKHIDWKAWSKTEKYYLKQYEEETNLLLYVLLDTSESMGYAGGGRLTKLSYARIVAASLAYLVLQQQDSVGLATFDEGVGRYIKPASQASHLRELVKIMDTTPARSKTNLGQTFHDLAERFRKRGVVAIISDLFDDPQRILTGLKHFRHRRHEVIVFHVLDPDEIEFPFRDTTLFEGLEEVAPILTHPHALRAAYRAEFQAYRDQLRKGCQLSNIDFVTLRTDQPLDVALSSYLAARAARLR, from the coding sequence TTGGACTCCTCCGCCGCCGCTCCCAGCGCCTTCGACCCTCAGACCCTCGCCAGCCTGGACGGGCTGGACCTCCAGGCCCGCTCAGTGGTGGAGGGATACGTCTCGGGTCTGCACAAGAGTCCCTACCACGGCTTTTCAGTCGAATTCGCCCAGCACCGCGAATACGTCCCCGGCGACGACATCAAACATATCGACTGGAAAGCTTGGTCAAAAACCGAGAAGTATTACCTCAAGCAATACGAAGAAGAAACCAATCTTCTTTTATACGTTCTTCTGGACACTTCGGAAAGTATGGGCTATGCCGGGGGCGGTCGGCTCACGAAATTGAGCTACGCGCGGATCGTGGCGGCCAGTCTGGCGTACTTGGTGTTGCAGCAGCAGGACTCAGTCGGTCTGGCCACCTTTGATGAAGGTGTCGGACGCTACATCAAACCGGCCAGTCAAGCCAGCCATCTACGCGAACTCGTCAAGATCATGGACACGACCCCCGCTCGCTCCAAAACCAACCTGGGCCAGACCTTTCACGACCTGGCCGAACGGTTCCGCAAACGCGGGGTGGTGGCCATCATCTCCGACCTGTTCGATGATCCCCAACGGATCCTCACTGGCTTGAAGCACTTCCGCCACCGCCGCCACGAGGTGATTGTGTTTCACGTGCTGGACCCCGACGAGATCGAATTCCCGTTCCGCGACACGACCTTATTCGAGGGCTTGGAGGAGGTTGCGCCGATCCTCACCCACCCTCACGCCCTCCGCGCAGCCTACCGCGCGGAGTTTCAAGCGTACCGCGACCAACTCCGCAAAGGCTGCCAACTCAGCAACATCGATTTCGTGACCTTACGCACCGATCAACCGCTGGACGTGGCGTTGTCCTCCTACCTAGCCGCCCGCGCCGCCCGGTTGCGTTAG
- a CDS encoding BatA domain-containing protein — translation MDPSPALSLWNGPALFWAVAPVWALGFANSIMLWGAAGASLPILIHLLNRRRFKRVRWAAMQFLLAAVKKNQRRIQLEQLLLLAVRTLIVLLAALAMAKPFLESSGLPLVAGQRTHLILALDGSMSMTYQPAESTRFDQAKAAARQLLKEARPGDVASVVLLGASPRIVVGEPSPRLDEVAREIDDLQATHGGTDLAASFDAIARAMDASTISQKQLIILTDLQASSWRQPAAAEGVKVALAKLSRDGRSTRSVVVDLGKENTANRAVVDLDLNTQVVTVGTPFTVRATARNFSTIPADSTRARLVVDGQFVNERVIESWPSGEEAVVAFTHTLVTPGDHVVEVRLDEDPLVVDDRRRLVIPTREVVQVLLVDGDAKAEPFQSETDYLAEALAPASAGASGLNEPVSAIRVEVVSESQLAGRDLSRYDAIAVCNVAQFTEREVTILESYLRQGGGVAIFLGNQTLTDNANRLLFADGKGLLPAEIVGVVGDETRRGEPVGFNTLGLRHPIVAPFAGASESVIAGLTGVRTWRYYQLKLPEDSPARVALAFETGDPALIEIDRHRGKVILSATTADADWTTWPLHPSYPPVMEQILLQAASGRFAARNAAVGQPLDQTYPPSGSGLDARLTRPDEEVVTVRLRDDPDGAASLFRYENTDLSGVYQARIGPPLAAEASFAVNPPPAESDPARISEADLRAEFPGWDFRVVTSSKASDSPTTSALARQGELHRPLLWAVLALLLFESVLAWWFGYHTAPA, via the coding sequence GTGGATCCCTCCCCCGCGCTTTCACTTTGGAACGGTCCGGCCCTGTTTTGGGCCGTGGCCCCGGTCTGGGCGTTGGGCTTCGCCAACTCCATCATGCTCTGGGGCGCGGCGGGGGCCTCGCTGCCGATCCTGATTCATCTGCTCAACCGAAGACGGTTCAAACGGGTGCGGTGGGCGGCGATGCAGTTCCTGCTGGCAGCGGTCAAGAAAAACCAACGGCGGATCCAACTCGAACAGCTGCTGCTGCTGGCGGTGCGAACCCTGATCGTACTGCTGGCTGCCCTGGCAATGGCCAAGCCGTTCCTGGAATCCTCCGGCCTGCCGCTGGTCGCCGGTCAACGCACCCACCTGATTTTGGCGCTAGATGGCTCGATGTCGATGACCTACCAACCCGCCGAATCGACCCGGTTCGACCAAGCCAAAGCCGCGGCGCGGCAACTGCTCAAAGAAGCCCGCCCCGGCGACGTGGCGAGCGTCGTGCTACTGGGCGCGTCGCCCCGAATCGTGGTGGGCGAACCCTCGCCCCGGTTGGACGAGGTGGCCCGCGAAATCGACGACCTTCAAGCCACCCACGGCGGTACTGACCTGGCCGCCAGCTTCGACGCGATCGCCCGCGCTATGGACGCCTCCACGATCAGTCAGAAGCAGTTAATTATTTTGACAGATTTGCAAGCATCAAGTTGGCGGCAACCGGCCGCAGCCGAGGGTGTCAAAGTGGCGCTGGCCAAGTTGAGCCGCGATGGGCGTTCGACCCGTTCGGTGGTGGTGGACCTGGGCAAGGAGAACACAGCCAACCGCGCGGTGGTCGATCTCGACCTGAACACCCAGGTGGTCACGGTAGGGACGCCGTTTACGGTGCGGGCGACTGCGCGGAACTTCTCGACCATTCCCGCCGACTCGACCCGAGCGCGGCTGGTGGTGGATGGCCAGTTCGTCAATGAACGGGTGATCGAGTCGTGGCCCTCGGGCGAGGAGGCGGTAGTGGCCTTCACCCACACTCTGGTGACCCCGGGCGACCACGTGGTCGAAGTCCGGTTAGACGAAGATCCTCTGGTGGTGGACGACCGCCGACGTCTGGTGATCCCAACCCGCGAGGTGGTCCAGGTGCTTTTGGTCGATGGCGACGCCAAGGCCGAACCATTTCAGTCGGAAACCGACTATCTGGCCGAAGCCCTCGCCCCGGCCTCAGCTGGGGCGTCGGGCCTCAACGAACCGGTCTCAGCGATTCGGGTCGAGGTGGTCTCTGAATCGCAACTAGCCGGGCGCGACCTGTCGCGCTACGACGCGATCGCGGTTTGCAACGTCGCCCAATTCACCGAGCGTGAAGTGACCATCCTCGAGTCGTACCTGCGCCAAGGAGGCGGGGTGGCGATCTTCCTGGGCAACCAAACCCTGACCGACAACGCCAACCGCCTGCTGTTCGCGGACGGTAAGGGACTCCTGCCAGCCGAAATCGTCGGCGTGGTGGGAGACGAAACCCGCCGGGGCGAACCGGTCGGCTTCAACACCTTAGGTCTGCGCCACCCGATTGTCGCCCCCTTCGCTGGTGCCTCCGAGTCGGTGATCGCCGGTCTGACGGGGGTGCGGACCTGGCGATATTACCAACTCAAACTACCTGAGGATTCCCCCGCGCGGGTGGCGCTGGCGTTTGAGACTGGCGACCCCGCGCTGATCGAAATCGATCGGCATCGGGGCAAAGTCATTCTGTCGGCCACCACGGCCGACGCCGATTGGACCACCTGGCCACTGCACCCGAGTTATCCGCCGGTGATGGAACAGATCCTGCTGCAAGCCGCCTCGGGCCGGTTCGCCGCCCGCAACGCGGCGGTCGGCCAACCGCTGGACCAGACCTATCCGCCGTCTGGTTCAGGACTGGATGCTCGTTTGACCCGCCCCGACGAGGAGGTGGTCACCGTCCGTCTCCGGGACGACCCTGATGGCGCAGCCAGCTTGTTTCGTTATGAAAACACCGACCTGTCGGGAGTCTATCAGGCCCGGATTGGCCCCCCCCTGGCCGCCGAAGCGAGCTTCGCGGTCAACCCGCCGCCCGCCGAAAGCGACCCGGCCCGCATCAGCGAAGCCGACCTCCGCGCGGAATTCCCTGGTTGGGACTTCCGCGTGGTGACCTCCTCCAAAGCCAGCGACTCGCCCACCACCTCGGCCCTGGCCCGTCAAGGCGAGTTGCACCGCCCTCTGCTTTGGGCGGTGCTGGCCCTGCTGTTGTTCGAGTCGGTCCTGGCCTGGTGGTTCGGTTATCACACCGCCCCCGCCTGA